The nucleotide window CCGCGTGGTGTCGGGGGCCACCCAGGGGCGCGAGAGGTGGATCTGCACCAGCTTCCAGTCGCCCCGGTCCTGCGAGAACACCCCCGAAGCGCGCAGCCACTGCTCCGGCCCCGCCGCCCCCGGCGCGATGAACTGGATGGGGGTGGAGAACCACCCCGTCTGCTCGCGCAATCCCACTTCCACACGCAGGTCGGGCGTCCGGGCGACGGACGGCGCGGGAACGGCCACGCTGTCGAGCGCCTCGGCCAGCCCGCGCACGCCGATCCGCGCCACCCCGCCCGACGCGTCGGAGCCGATCACCAGCACGTCTTCCGTCGGGTTGATGGCGGTGATGGCGCGGGTCCGGTTCCCCCGCCCCAGTTCCTCGGCGAAGTTGCGCACGCGCGCGCGGATCTCGCTGGCCGCCTCCTGCTGGTCGATGCGGGCGGGGTCGCGCTGGGTGTAGAAGCCGCGCGGGGTGCGCTCCACCTTCACCAGGTCGCAGGCCGCCAGGGAGAGGAGGGCCGCGGCGGCGGCCGGAAACAGTCGTCGCACGTTGGGCGGGGTGCGGGGTACGGTGGCGAGGGCGGAGGACCGACCCGAATCTGCGCGGCGCGCCCCCGGTGTCAAGCGCGGGCGAGTCCCTTGACGCCACGGGCGGTCTGCGCCATCGTCCAATCCAGCAATCCCGCTGTAAACGGATGACCCGATGATCTGGTTCGGAAACCTCGCGCACGCGCTCCGCATCCCCATCCCCGCGCTCGTCGGCGGGGACGACGGGCAGCGCATGGAGGCGGCGCTCCGCCACGTGGCCGCGCACGCGCCGCACCTGGAGGGCGACGCGCTGCTCGACGCGCTGGCCGACACGGGGATGGTGGACCGCGCCACCGCGCGGCGCCTCCTTCCCTGCTACCGCCACTTCGACGCCGACCGCTGGTTCGCGGAGTCGCTGCGCTCGCTGTC belongs to Longimicrobium sp. and includes:
- a CDS encoding nuclear transport factor 2 family protein, with the protein product MRRLFPAAAAALLSLAACDLVKVERTPRGFYTQRDPARIDQQEAASEIRARVRNFAEELGRGNRTRAITAINPTEDVLVIGSDASGGVARIGVRGLAEALDSVAVPAPSVARTPDLRVEVGLREQTGWFSTPIQFIAPGAAGPEQWLRASGVFSQDRGDWKLVQIHLSRPWVAPDTTRADSARGDSQRVTPRRTADSPATSRSRG